In Nerophis ophidion isolate RoL-2023_Sa linkage group LG03, RoL_Noph_v1.0, whole genome shotgun sequence, the following are encoded in one genomic region:
- the soul3 gene encoding heme-binding protein soul3: protein MDRGGCQMSGGGGGGGDGGPDRSGMITLEDLESFSEDQLSDSGNGSLEEGETMEEDEGSDRLLHYWQDVARGHQVEVSNEMAEPIQQLTSNNNGRSNREHIPFTLLSQKEKCGELLYDKRHYEKGHWACITMREDTYEQSICYGFMRIMRYICQQNSLGDYLGMSLPILTVVSTDENHSAISQEVTVAYYLPAEHQAQPPQPQDSEIVIEVWPAAIVYTRPFTGPTNELTIINQINGLAELLESPSVCVNDSFIVAGYTNPAHSQRHNEIWFLERP, encoded by the exons ATGGACCGAGGTGGCTGTCAGatgagcggcggcggcggcggtggaGGCGACGGCGGGCCCGATCGCTCCGGCATGATCACCCTGGAGGACCTGGAGTCCTTCTCGGAGGACCAACTGTCAGACTCCGGTAATGGCAGCCTGGAGGAGGGCGAAACCATGGAGGAGGACGAAGGCTCCGACCGACTGCTGCATTACTGGCAAGACGTGGCCAGGGGACACCAGGTGGAAGTTTCAAACG aaatgGCAGAACCTATTCAACAGCTGACCTCTAACAACAACGGTCGCAGTAACAGAGAACACATCCCTTTCACCCTCCTTTCACAGAAAGAAAAG TGCGGGGAGCTGCTGTATGACAAGCGCCATTATGAGAAGGGCCACTGGGCTTGCATCACGATGCGTGAGGACACATATGAGCAAAGCATCTGCTATGGTTTCATGAGGATAATGAGATACATCTGCCAGCAGAACTCTTTAG GTGACTACCTGGGTATGTCGCTGCCTATCCTGACGGTGGTGAGCACAGACGAGAACCACTCGGCCATCTCTCAGGAAGTGACCGTGGCGTACTACCTGCCCGCGGAACACCAGGCTCAGCCTCCGCAACCTCAGGACAGCGAAATCGTAATTGAGGTCTGGCCTGCCGCCATTGTGTACACCAG ACCCTTCACTGGCCCGACCAACGAGCTGACCATCATCAATCAGATAAACGGCCTGGCCGAGCTGCTTGAGTCTCCTAGCGTGTGCGTCAACGACTCCTTTATAGTGGCCGGCTACACCAACCCGGCGCACAGCCAGCGCCACAACGAGATCTGGTTCCTGGAGCGTCCTTGA